One Candidatus Roizmanbacteria bacterium CG_4_9_14_0_2_um_filter_38_17 genomic window carries:
- a CDS encoding glutamate dehydrogenase, which yields MSMFEEATQQLWDAAKILKLPAMDIEPLVIPERTLEITIPVTMDDGTKRIFNGYRIQHSSILGPYKGGLRFHPQVDEDEAKSLAFWMTIKNAVVNVPFGGGKGGISVDPKKLSQRELEELTRAYVRRVADVIGPETDVPAPDVNTNSQIMRWIAEEYINIKSKIQNPKSKQETNMLRAVVTGKPVDFGGHSGREEATGLGGSIVLESILKKIGKSKYPLTVAMQGFGNVGYFLAKYLYAAKTSDGKPMFKLVALSDSKGGITAFKGEAFNSEKVMECKKERGRVANCYCVGGVCDLRAEQRITNEELLELPVDILIPAALEGVINMDNARNIKAKIILEMANGPTTKDAALYLDRHGKIVIPDVLANSGGVTGSYFEWKQNMEGTNWSLTKYRKELRNYMETATDSVSKTSKKYKCSLRTAAFITALKRLLKS from the coding sequence TTCCCGAGCGCACCCTAGAGATTACAATTCCCGTTACAATGGACGATGGAACCAAAAGAATTTTTAATGGTTATCGCATACAACACAGCTCCATTTTAGGTCCCTACAAAGGAGGATTACGCTTCCATCCGCAGGTAGATGAGGACGAGGCAAAATCACTTGCATTCTGGATGACAATCAAAAATGCCGTAGTTAATGTTCCTTTTGGTGGTGGCAAAGGTGGGATATCCGTTGACCCCAAAAAGCTATCTCAAAGGGAGCTTGAGGAGCTCACGAGAGCATATGTTCGTCGCGTTGCTGATGTAATTGGCCCAGAGACGGATGTTCCGGCTCCTGATGTAAACACTAATTCCCAAATTATGCGCTGGATAGCCGAAGAGTATATTAATATAAAATCCAAAATCCAAAATCCAAAATCCAAACAAGAAACCAATATGTTGCGGGCTGTTGTTACAGGTAAACCTGTCGACTTTGGAGGACACAGCGGGCGTGAAGAGGCCACGGGTCTGGGAGGATCTATTGTTCTGGAATCAATTCTTAAAAAAATAGGCAAGAGTAAGTACCCGCTAACAGTAGCTATGCAAGGATTTGGGAATGTCGGGTATTTCTTAGCTAAATATTTATACGCCGCCAAAACAAGTGACGGCAAACCTATGTTTAAACTAGTTGCTCTCTCAGATTCCAAAGGTGGAATAACAGCATTTAAAGGCGAAGCCTTTAATAGTGAAAAGGTGATGGAGTGTAAGAAGGAGAGAGGTAGGGTGGCCAATTGTTACTGCGTGGGTGGGGTGTGTGATCTGCGAGCGGAACAGAGAATTACTAATGAAGAACTGCTGGAACTACCGGTAGATATCTTAATTCCAGCGGCACTAGAAGGAGTGATTAATATGGATAACGCGAGGAACATTAAGGCCAAGATTATCTTAGAAATGGCCAATGGACCAACTACTAAAGACGCTGCCTTGTATCTCGATCGCCACGGCAAGATCGTTATTCCAGATGTACTGGCTAATTCTGGAGGGGTTACGGGGTCCTATTTTGAGTGGAAACAGAACATGGAAGGTACTAATTGGAGCCTAACAAAATATCGCAAAGAATTAAGAAACTATATGGAAACAGCGACAGACAGTGTCTCGAAAACCTCCAAGAAGTATAAGTGTTCTCTCAGGACAGCTGCCTTCATCACAGCCCTAAAGAGGCTATTAAAATCTTGA